In Nothobranchius furzeri strain GRZ-AD chromosome 19, NfurGRZ-RIMD1, whole genome shotgun sequence, the following are encoded in one genomic region:
- the LOC107396951 gene encoding cbp/p300-interacting transactivator 3, translating to MFCVFRGDQTAMAEHMMMPMTHGFRMGMNGLPQHNGQPGLRGMPNGQVLHYGRNPQSNAEVAMRQRPNMVGPGGMGSPVNGAPMVNHHHQMMPGNMMYNSQGPQQQQQQHHHMHPQQQQQPQQGGHMHQYHHGNLTSQQLMASMHLQKLNTQYHGHPLASANGHPLPNGTQYRMGSSQLAGMQHIGGPLGLNGMDMDLIDEEVLTSLVLEFGLDRVQELPELFLGQNEFDFISDFVCKQQPSTVSC from the coding sequence ATGTTCTGTGTTTTTAGGGGAGATCAAACAGCCATGGCTGAGCACATGATGATGCCTATGACCCATGGCTTTAGGATGGGCATGAATGGACTTCCACAGCACAACGGTCAGCCTGGCCTTCGCGGGATGCCCAATGGCCAGGTGTTGCACTATGGCAGGAACCCTCAAAGCAATGCAGAGGTTGCCATGAGACAGAGACCAAATATGGTTGGACCAGGAGGAATGGGGAGTCCTGTGAATGGAGCTCCCATGgtcaatcatcatcatcagatgATGCCTGGGAACATGATGTACAACAGCCAGggtccacagcagcagcagcagcagcaccaccacATGCATccccaacagcagcagcaacccCAGCAGGGTGGACACATGCACCAGTACCACCATGGTAACCTCACCTCTCAGCAGCTCATGGCAAGCATGCACCTCCAAAAACTCAACACTCAGTACCATGGACATCCTCTGGCCTCAGCCAACGGCCACCCCTTGCCCAATGGAACACAGTACCGGATGGGTTCGTCGCAGCTTGCAGGCATGCAACACATCGGCGGGCCTTTGGGACTCAATGGAATGGACATGGATTTGATCGACGAGGAGGTTCTGACTTCTCTGGTGTTGGAGTTTGGCTTGGATCGTGTTCAGGAGCTGCCCGAGCTCTTTCTGGGACAGAATGAGTTTGACTTCATATCGGACTTTGTGTGCAAACAGCAGCCTAGCACGGTGAGCTGTTGA